The following coding sequences lie in one Methylosinus sp. H3A genomic window:
- a CDS encoding F-box protein, with protein MERLPNELWTKIFTYLQDPNDLKAAILTCKTWRGLAEGAVYSYPHEFPQITRVKLLADITNASRVVNTLDAKINTHGQQAKNMKGLKDAVLCIKADLVGVIEARNRLPPLLAGWSEIIDELVKSCKELMKRLAMFRGAISAYLVRGPDDAAMQSTQLRLDCLIDKASLQFQNVDRFVIEPFNEIVKVCQIIGLLLQQKCKEKKPLMDRRAFMRLKIRDGDNWREVYSFYSKE; from the coding sequence ATGGAGAGACTCCCGAATGAGCTATGGACCAAAATTTTTACCTACCTGCAAGACCCAAACGACTTAAAGGCCGCTATCCTAACCTGCAAGACGTGGAGAGGACTCGCCGAGGGTGCCGTGTATTCATATCCGCATGAATTTCCGCAGATTACGAGAGTAAAGCTACTCGCGGATATCACAAATGCCTCAAGGGTTGTAAATACGTTGGATGCAAAAATTAACACACATGGCCAACAGGCAAAGAATATGAAAGGATTAAAGGACGCAGTTCTTTGTATAAAGGCGGATCTTGTTGGCGTAATTGAAGCGCGGAATAGACTTCCTCCTCTGTTAGCGGGATGGTCAGAAATCATCGATGAATTAGTAAAGAGCTGCAAAGAGCTAATGAAGCGGCTGGCGATGTTTAGAGGCGCTATTAGCGCCTACTTGGTGCGGGGTCCCGACGACGCTGCCATGCAAAGCACGCAGCTAAGGTTGGACTGTCTAATTGACAAGGCCAGTCTGCAATTTCAGAACGTGGATAGATTCGTGATCGAACCCTTCAACGAAATCGTAAAAGTGTGCCAAATCATTGGACTGCTGCTACAGCAAAAATGTAAGGAGAAGAAACCTCTAATGGATCGGCGGGCCTTCATGAGGCTGAAAATACGCGACGGTGATAATTGGAGGGAGGTCTATTCTTTTTATTCCAAGGAATAG
- a CDS encoding IS256 family transposase: MAIKKGTLDQLLSGRDPKEVFSKDGLFDELKKALAERVLNAEMDDHLESEAAAGKANHRNGYSKKTVLTETSKIDIRVPRDREGSFDPKLIARYQRRFPGFDEKIVSMYARGMTVREIQGHLLELYGLEVSPDLISTVTDAVLETVAEWQNRPLEAMYPLVFFDALRVKIRDEGLVRNKAVYVALGVTPDGTKDILGLWIETSEGAKFWLRVMNELKNRGVGDILIAVVDGLKGFPEAINAVFPQTTVQTCIVHLIRNPMEFASYKDRKAIAAALKTIYRAPTAEAAKEALEAFDGGHWGKKYPSIAQGWRRNWEQVIPFFAFPIAVRRIIYTTNAIESLNAKLRRAVRTRGHFPTDDAAMKLLYLVLRQVAGEWKMAPREWCEAKNQFAIMFDDRFVAA; this comes from the coding sequence ATGGCGATCAAGAAGGGCACATTGGACCAATTGCTGTCGGGACGCGATCCGAAGGAGGTTTTTTCCAAGGATGGCTTGTTCGATGAGCTGAAGAAGGCGCTGGCGGAACGGGTTCTGAACGCGGAGATGGACGACCATCTCGAGAGCGAAGCGGCGGCGGGCAAGGCGAACCACCGCAACGGCTATTCGAAGAAGACCGTGCTGACCGAGACGTCGAAGATCGACATCAGGGTCCCGCGGGACCGGGAGGGGAGCTTCGATCCCAAGCTGATCGCGCGCTATCAGCGCCGCTTTCCCGGCTTCGACGAGAAAATCGTGTCGATGTATGCGCGCGGCATGACGGTGCGCGAGATCCAGGGCCATTTGCTCGAGCTCTACGGCCTGGAAGTCTCGCCCGATCTGATCTCGACAGTCACCGACGCCGTGCTGGAGACCGTCGCCGAATGGCAGAACCGGCCGCTCGAGGCGATGTATCCCTTGGTTTTCTTCGACGCGCTGCGCGTCAAAATCCGCGACGAAGGCCTGGTCCGCAACAAGGCCGTCTATGTGGCGCTCGGCGTCACGCCGGACGGAACGAAGGACATTCTGGGGCTTTGGATCGAGACCTCGGAGGGCGCCAAATTCTGGCTTCGGGTGATGAACGAGCTGAAGAACCGCGGCGTCGGCGACATACTGATCGCCGTGGTCGACGGCCTGAAGGGCTTTCCGGAGGCGATCAATGCGGTGTTTCCGCAGACGACCGTGCAGACCTGCATCGTGCATCTCATTCGAAACCCGATGGAATTCGCCTCATACAAGGACCGCAAGGCGATCGCCGCCGCGCTGAAGACGATCTATCGCGCCCCGACCGCCGAGGCGGCCAAAGAGGCGTTGGAGGCCTTCGACGGCGGCCATTGGGGCAAGAAATATCCGTCGATCGCGCAGGGCTGGCGGCGCAATTGGGAGCAGGTCATCCCGTTTTTCGCCTTTCCGATCGCGGTACGGCGGATCATCTACACGACGAACGCCATAGAATCCTTGAACGCGAAGCTGCGGCGCGCCGTGCGGACGAGAGGGCATTTTCCGACTGACGATGCGGCGATGAAGCTCCTCTATCTCGTCTTGCGCCAAGTCGCCGGGGAGTGGAAAATGGCGCCGCGCGAATGGTGCGAGGCGAAAAATCAATTCGCCATCATGTTCGACGATCGCTTCGTCGCGGCGTGA